A genomic stretch from Microbacterium proteolyticum includes:
- a CDS encoding ABC transporter permease: protein MGYARVTRNVAAALRGQDFVIAPRTQGADRFWSLIRHVLPNVWPHTLIIAATDIATIVLIEASLEYLGLGVQPPTPSWGAMIFDGQKYLATDPWLVILPGLAMFLAVGGVQFLSQQFTAEARGAFLRKGARR from the coding sequence GTGGGCTACGCCCGGGTCACCCGCAATGTCGCCGCCGCCCTGCGGGGGCAGGACTTCGTCATCGCTCCGCGCACGCAGGGCGCCGACCGCTTCTGGTCGCTGATCCGGCATGTGCTGCCGAACGTCTGGCCGCACACGCTCATCATCGCCGCGACCGACATCGCCACCATCGTTCTGATCGAAGCGTCGCTGGAGTATCTCGGTCTCGGCGTGCAGCCGCCCACCCCGAGTTGGGGCGCGATGATCTTCGACGGCCAGAAGTACCTGGCCACCGACCCCTGGCTGGTGATCCTGCCGGGCCTGGCGATGTTCCTCGCCGTGGGCGGCGTGCAATTCCTCAGTCAGCAGTTCACCGCGGAGGCGCGCGGCGCCTTCCTGCGCAAGGGAGCCCGCCGATGA
- a CDS encoding GntR family transcriptional regulator — MDDDIDAAGRRIAHVLRERIITGEIDMGAKLGERDIAEELGVSRVPVREALHVLEAEGFVSSAHRRAAVVHRFTVDDARELFDMRMQLEPFAAALAAGRAAEGADTTALRAALEVAHVDAVAEASASSRNSDLHDEIFALAGHALLSRMSGLLTGRTRWLFRLTPERDTVGRWDEHAEMVEAIVGGHVMLAQTLAAAHVERARVESMPGLIERLPVAGPPVRRRRTRRVVSGV; from the coding sequence GTGGACGACGACATCGACGCGGCCGGCCGGCGCATCGCGCACGTGCTGCGTGAGCGCATCATCACCGGCGAGATCGACATGGGCGCCAAGCTCGGAGAGCGCGACATCGCCGAGGAGCTCGGGGTTTCCCGCGTGCCCGTCCGAGAGGCGCTGCACGTGCTCGAGGCAGAGGGGTTCGTGTCGTCAGCCCACCGCCGTGCGGCCGTCGTGCACCGCTTCACTGTCGACGACGCGCGGGAGCTCTTCGACATGCGCATGCAGCTCGAGCCGTTCGCGGCGGCGCTCGCCGCCGGCCGGGCGGCCGAGGGTGCCGACACGACGGCGCTGCGCGCCGCCCTCGAGGTCGCCCACGTCGACGCCGTGGCCGAGGCTTCGGCGTCGTCGCGCAACTCCGACCTGCACGACGAGATCTTCGCCCTCGCCGGACACGCCCTGCTCTCCCGCATGAGCGGTCTGCTCACGGGACGCACGCGGTGGCTCTTCCGTCTCACGCCCGAGCGCGACACGGTGGGCAGGTGGGACGAGCACGCCGAGATGGTGGAGGCGATCGTCGGCGGACACGTGATGCTCGCGCAGACCCTCGCCGCGGCCCACGTCGAGCGCGCGCGCGTGGAGTCGATGCCCGGGCTGATCGAGCGGCTCCCGGTCGCCGGCCCGCCCGTCCGTCGGAGGCGTACGCGCCGCGTGGTCTCCGGCGTGTGA
- a CDS encoding ABC transporter substrate-binding protein yields the protein MTRSTVRRALTGAAALTLGSVILAGCAGGFDSPSASGGTARTSITAALPTDPSSMDPIRSGALVVLSVFFHTHDQLVKIAADGALEPKLATAWTANDDLTQWEFTLAPDVTASNGEAIDADDVVFTYETILSDPSGENYAYLSSLDRVEAVDATTVRFFLKQPFSAFPRNTSLISIVPADTYQEMGADAYAKDPIGSGPYVFESITTGVSYDLKRNDDYWGPAPALEEISLQPVSSTESRANGVLSGSLDVAQIGPTQVASVKAAPSAQTFSAASNGVVFLGVNSTSGPLQDVRVREAVAKAIDTGAIVDSLLSGLAEPAKAMIAPAVEGYSDSVESVGYDPDGARALLAEAGYDGTPIPFDYATDGRIPLSSEVAQSIQGYLQAVGIAVDMRGADQQSHTLKVRGKEMKGVYLNTWAPSTLDGDLPLTDFYETAGNNNYAQDPATAQWAAEQRGVEGDARQEVFAKLLDYSNTQGYFVPLYVPFNNFAAVSGLRWTPRADGLYDFTGTSFE from the coding sequence ATGACCCGCTCGACAGTCCGCCGCGCTCTCACCGGCGCCGCCGCCCTCACCCTCGGCAGCGTGATCCTCGCCGGATGCGCCGGCGGGTTCGACTCTCCGTCCGCCTCGGGCGGCACCGCCCGCACGAGCATCACCGCGGCGCTGCCCACCGACCCGAGCTCCATGGACCCCATTCGTTCCGGTGCCCTCGTGGTGCTGTCGGTGTTCTTCCACACCCACGACCAGCTGGTGAAGATCGCCGCCGACGGCGCGCTCGAGCCGAAGCTCGCCACCGCGTGGACGGCGAACGACGACCTGACCCAGTGGGAGTTCACCCTCGCCCCCGACGTCACCGCCAGCAACGGCGAAGCCATCGATGCCGACGACGTCGTCTTCACGTACGAGACGATCCTCAGCGACCCCAGCGGCGAGAACTACGCCTACCTGTCCTCCCTCGACCGGGTCGAAGCCGTGGATGCCACCACGGTGCGCTTCTTCCTGAAGCAGCCGTTCTCGGCCTTCCCCCGCAACACCTCGCTGATCTCCATCGTCCCCGCCGACACCTATCAGGAGATGGGCGCCGATGCCTACGCGAAAGACCCCATCGGATCGGGGCCCTACGTCTTCGAGAGCATCACGACGGGCGTCTCGTACGACCTGAAGCGCAACGATGACTACTGGGGTCCCGCCCCCGCCCTCGAGGAGATCTCGTTGCAGCCCGTCTCGTCCACCGAGTCGCGCGCGAACGGGGTGCTCTCGGGCAGCCTCGACGTCGCCCAGATCGGGCCGACGCAGGTGGCGTCGGTGAAGGCCGCGCCGTCGGCGCAGACGTTCTCGGCCGCCTCGAACGGCGTCGTCTTCCTCGGCGTCAACTCCACGTCCGGTCCCCTCCAAGACGTCCGCGTCCGCGAAGCGGTCGCCAAGGCCATCGACACCGGAGCCATCGTCGACTCGCTCCTGTCGGGGCTGGCCGAACCCGCGAAGGCCATGATCGCCCCCGCGGTGGAGGGCTACTCCGACTCCGTCGAGTCCGTCGGCTACGACCCCGACGGCGCGCGCGCCCTGCTGGCCGAGGCCGGGTACGACGGAACACCGATCCCGTTCGACTACGCGACCGACGGCCGCATCCCCCTCTCGAGCGAGGTCGCCCAGAGCATCCAGGGCTACCTGCAGGCCGTCGGCATCGCCGTCGACATGCGCGGAGCCGACCAGCAGAGCCACACGCTGAAGGTGCGCGGAAAGGAGATGAAGGGCGTCTACCTGAACACCTGGGCGCCTTCCACGCTCGACGGCGACCTGCCGCTCACGGACTTCTACGAGACCGCCGGCAACAACAACTACGCCCAGGATCCCGCCACCGCGCAGTGGGCGGCCGAGCAGCGCGGCGTGGAGGGTGACGCTCGCCAGGAGGTGTTCGCGAAGCTTCTGGATTACAGCAACACACAGGGCTATTTCGTGCCGCTGTACGTGCCTTTCAACAACTTCGCTGCCGTGAGCGGACTGCGCTGGACCCCGCGCGCCGACGGTCTGTACGACTTCACCGGAACGAGCTTCGAATGA
- a CDS encoding AraC family transcriptional regulator yields MVRRTAASVSEWEALSSAAFVPLRVVADGPFTAQLDHRGRARAAMSSVRSGACRVLRDPAAASGSADDLALFSFQYGGRNLVEQNGRQAVVAPGHSVLYLTRSPYELAFPGPSDLIVLQVPTDWFGMPMSSLTALSARTMSARTMSAHGAAALRTASMIVRSHFGDNPVFEDEGHALRAATELLVAALRRESRRPASGLSHDALYASFRRTIADNLDDPLLGVPAIADLHGVSVRTVHQIFAERGERAAALVRAQRVARARTLLRETTLPVPDVALRCGIPDPTVFARTFRREDGQSPTQFRAASNQTIAPPPASGVL; encoded by the coding sequence ATGGTGCGGCGAACGGCGGCGTCGGTCTCGGAATGGGAGGCCCTGTCGAGCGCCGCGTTCGTGCCCCTCCGCGTCGTCGCCGACGGTCCTTTCACGGCGCAGCTCGATCACCGGGGCCGCGCGCGGGCGGCGATGTCGTCGGTGCGGTCCGGGGCATGCCGCGTGCTGCGGGACCCGGCAGCCGCGTCGGGCTCCGCCGACGATCTCGCCCTGTTCAGCTTCCAGTACGGCGGGCGCAACCTCGTCGAACAGAACGGCCGGCAGGCCGTCGTGGCCCCCGGCCACAGTGTCCTCTACCTCACCCGGTCGCCGTATGAACTGGCCTTTCCGGGACCGTCCGACCTCATCGTGCTGCAGGTGCCGACCGACTGGTTCGGGATGCCGATGTCGTCGCTGACCGCACTCTCCGCCCGCACGATGTCGGCCCGCACCATGTCGGCCCATGGTGCCGCTGCCTTGCGGACGGCGAGCATGATCGTACGCTCGCATTTCGGCGACAATCCCGTGTTCGAGGACGAGGGCCATGCGCTCCGCGCCGCCACGGAGTTGCTCGTCGCGGCGCTGCGACGAGAGAGCCGTCGGCCCGCGTCCGGGCTGTCGCACGACGCGCTGTACGCCTCTTTCCGCCGCACGATCGCGGACAATCTCGACGACCCCCTCCTGGGCGTGCCCGCCATCGCCGACCTTCACGGCGTGTCGGTGCGCACCGTTCACCAGATCTTCGCCGAACGCGGCGAGCGCGCCGCCGCCCTCGTGCGCGCGCAGCGCGTCGCTCGAGCCCGCACCCTTCTGCGCGAGACGACGCTGCCCGTACCCGACGTGGCCCTGCGGTGCGGCATCCCCGATCCGACCGTGTTCGCACGGACGTTCCGCCGCGAAGACGGACAGAGCCCCACGCAGTTCCGTGCGGCCTCGAACCAAACGATCGCCCCACCCCCGGCATCCGGCGTGCTATAG
- a CDS encoding ABC transporter permease → MGATRQAVPDFFFALLLVLVFSVSLGLLPSLGRTSPSSLVLPVVTLATGQFVMYLRLLDAALSDQAGADYVRTAFAIGQSRPKILFTQMLPNALPPVLGMAGLNLGGLLGGTVVVEVVFAWPGLGSLLTDAVSQRDFPIVQAGLLFVAVAFVVVNTLVDLLVARIDPRTAAS, encoded by the coding sequence GTGGGCGCAACCCGTCAGGCTGTGCCCGACTTCTTCTTCGCACTCCTGCTCGTCCTCGTCTTCTCCGTCTCGCTCGGACTCCTCCCCTCGCTCGGCCGCACGAGCCCATCGAGCCTCGTGCTCCCGGTCGTGACCCTCGCCACCGGCCAGTTCGTGATGTACCTCCGTCTGCTCGACGCCGCCCTCAGCGATCAGGCCGGAGCGGACTACGTGCGCACGGCCTTCGCCATCGGCCAGTCGCGGCCGAAGATCCTGTTCACGCAGATGCTGCCCAATGCTCTCCCGCCCGTTCTCGGCATGGCCGGACTCAACCTGGGCGGCCTCCTCGGCGGCACCGTGGTGGTCGAGGTGGTCTTCGCCTGGCCGGGCCTCGGGAGCCTTCTCACGGATGCCGTGAGCCAACGCGACTTCCCGATCGTCCAAGCGGGGCTCCTCTTCGTCGCCGTCGCCTTCGTCGTCGTGAACACCCTCGTCGACCTGCTCGTCGCCCGCATCGACCCCCGAACGGCTGCCTCATGA
- a CDS encoding Cof-type HAD-IIB family hydrolase yields the protein MTRIAFLDVDGTILEHGSVIAPSTVDAIKQARANGHLVWLCTGRAEADIHPDVVAIGFDGAISNGGAYATRDGELLLERTLPEGDVTALEAYFQSHGIHYFLQTHDAVYASPGMADTMEEFLRARHAQRADELAALGLPSDIDHRQRDLRPVAHVDRDRVAKAVFVSPSPDTVAHAAAELGEGFHVIPGSMPLPGGSNGEIGRAGVTKGSAITEVLGVLGLSATDAIGVGDSWNDVEMFEVVGTPVAMGNAEPELQSLAGRVTTAVLEDGVRNAFAELGLI from the coding sequence ATGACCCGCATCGCCTTCCTCGACGTCGACGGCACGATCCTCGAGCACGGCTCGGTGATCGCGCCCTCGACGGTGGATGCCATCAAACAGGCCCGCGCGAACGGCCACCTCGTGTGGCTGTGCACCGGCCGAGCCGAGGCCGACATCCACCCCGACGTGGTGGCCATCGGCTTCGACGGGGCGATCTCCAACGGCGGCGCGTACGCCACCCGCGACGGCGAGCTGCTCCTGGAGCGGACGCTGCCGGAGGGCGACGTGACGGCCTTGGAGGCGTACTTCCAGAGCCATGGCATCCACTACTTCCTGCAGACGCACGACGCCGTCTACGCCTCGCCGGGCATGGCCGACACGATGGAGGAGTTCCTGCGAGCCCGTCATGCCCAGCGCGCCGACGAGCTGGCGGCGCTCGGGCTGCCCTCCGACATCGACCACCGCCAGCGCGACCTGCGTCCCGTCGCCCACGTCGACCGCGATCGCGTCGCGAAGGCCGTCTTCGTCAGCCCCTCCCCCGACACCGTCGCACACGCCGCGGCCGAGCTCGGCGAAGGCTTCCACGTCATCCCGGGTTCGATGCCCCTGCCCGGCGGCTCCAACGGCGAGATCGGGCGAGCCGGCGTGACCAAGGGTTCGGCCATCACGGAGGTGCTGGGCGTGCTCGGGCTGTCGGCGACGGATGCCATCGGCGTCGGCGACAGCTGGAACGACGTCGAGATGTTCGAGGTCGTCGGAACACCCGTCGCGATGGGCAACGCCGAGCCCGAGCTGCAGAGCTTGGCGGGCCGGGTGACCACCGCGGTGCTCGAGGACGGCGTGCGCAACGCGTTCGCGGAGCTGGGCCTGATCTGA
- a CDS encoding dipeptide ABC transporter ATP-binding protein — MTCASTSTQTTALARSSKTSRSRVAPSAALGVVGESGSGKSLTMLAALGLLPPGVRVASGRVRIDGRDVTTLGERDLRRMRGRVTGMVFQDPMSALNPLRAVGAQVAAAVRAHSPGTSRTAARRRAVELLTSVGVRDAADRAATRPHQWSGGMRQRAVIAMAIANDPLLLIADEPTTALDVTVQAQVMALLDEVRERTGSALALISHDLGLVAQHTDDLVVMRSGRVVERGRTRAVLSTPTHEYTRRLLAAAPSTRTGAGRPAVVETAEEPALEVTDLVVEYPGRRGRRTRAVDGVSLRIRAGETVAVVGESGCGKSSLLRAILGLTPASAGTVRFEGRSASPDIAGRSAELRSRAQVVFQDPSSALDPRMSVARSVGEPLKIRRAFTSTRVRTLLDGVGLDASFDDRLPTRLSGGQRQRVGIARALALDPAIVLLDEPVSALDVSIQAQVLDLLGTLQREQRLAYLFVSHDLGVVRGIADRVVVMQAGRIVEEGPTERVFAEPRHPYTRTLLDAIPHLSTEPTSLSPFSASPTRKALT, encoded by the coding sequence ATGACCTGCGCCTCGACGTCGACACAGACGACGGCCCTCGCACGGTCGTCGAAGACGTCTCGTTCGAGGGTCGCTCCCTCGGCGGCCCTCGGCGTCGTCGGCGAGTCCGGATCGGGCAAGAGCCTGACCATGCTCGCAGCCCTGGGCCTGCTCCCCCCGGGCGTGCGCGTCGCGTCGGGACGCGTGCGCATCGACGGCCGCGACGTGACGACGCTGGGCGAACGAGACCTCCGCCGGATGCGCGGACGGGTCACCGGCATGGTCTTCCAGGACCCGATGTCCGCGCTCAACCCCCTCCGCGCGGTGGGAGCGCAGGTCGCCGCCGCGGTGCGGGCGCACTCCCCCGGCACCTCGCGCACTGCGGCCCGGCGGCGGGCCGTCGAGCTGCTGACGTCGGTCGGGGTGCGCGATGCCGCCGATCGCGCCGCAACGCGTCCCCACCAGTGGTCGGGCGGGATGCGCCAGCGCGCGGTCATCGCGATGGCCATCGCCAACGACCCGCTGCTGCTGATCGCCGACGAGCCGACCACCGCGCTCGACGTCACCGTGCAGGCGCAGGTCATGGCCCTGCTCGACGAGGTGCGCGAGCGCACCGGTTCCGCTCTCGCGCTGATCAGCCACGACCTCGGTCTCGTCGCGCAGCACACCGACGACCTCGTCGTCATGCGGTCGGGCCGGGTCGTCGAGCGCGGCCGGACCCGCGCGGTGCTCTCGACCCCCACCCACGAGTACACGCGCCGTCTCCTCGCTGCCGCTCCCTCGACGCGGACCGGAGCCGGTCGACCGGCGGTCGTCGAGACCGCCGAGGAGCCCGCCCTCGAGGTGACCGACCTCGTCGTGGAGTACCCGGGTCGGCGCGGCCGTCGCACCCGCGCGGTCGACGGGGTGTCGCTGCGCATCCGCGCGGGCGAGACGGTCGCTGTCGTCGGCGAGTCCGGATGCGGCAAATCGTCTCTGCTGAGAGCCATCCTCGGGCTCACCCCGGCGAGCGCCGGCACGGTCCGCTTCGAGGGGCGCAGCGCCTCCCCCGACATCGCCGGGCGCAGCGCCGAGCTGCGCTCCCGCGCGCAGGTGGTGTTCCAGGATCCGTCGTCGGCATTGGATCCGCGCATGAGCGTGGCGCGCTCCGTCGGCGAGCCGCTGAAGATCCGCCGGGCTTTCACGTCGACGCGCGTGCGGACGCTGCTGGACGGCGTCGGTCTCGACGCGTCGTTCGACGATCGCCTCCCCACCCGACTGTCGGGCGGCCAGCGCCAGCGCGTCGGCATCGCCCGGGCGCTCGCACTGGACCCCGCCATCGTGCTGCTCGACGAGCCCGTGTCGGCTCTCGACGTGTCGATCCAGGCTCAGGTCCTCGATCTGCTCGGCACCCTCCAGCGCGAGCAGCGGCTGGCCTACCTCTTCGTCTCCCACGACCTCGGCGTCGTGCGGGGCATCGCCGATCGCGTCGTCGTCATGCAGGCCGGACGCATCGTCGAGGAGGGCCCCACCGAACGCGTCTTCGCCGAGCCCCGGCATCCGTATACCCGCACGTTGCTGGATGCCATCCCTCACTTGTCCACCGAACCGACTTCCCTGTCTCCGTTCTCCGCGTCACCCACCCGAAAGGCCCTCACATGA
- a CDS encoding beta-glucoside-specific PTS transporter subunit IIABC, producing the protein MTDHAKTAAAVLTGVGGEGNITSMVHCATRLRFVLKDEGKADAAALRATPGVITTAQAGGQYQVVIGNDVPEVFAAIQAATKGGGSDTRAGEAPTGNPFNRFIRMIAAIFTPVLWALAGTGLLKAFLAAAVTFGWMDTTTTTYTILNALSDAFLTFLPLALAITAARYFRAAEFTSLAIAGALVYPSIVALNGQPDITFFGIPVTMVSYVSSVIPIIVIVWLQAYAERFLLKVLPSAVRRFLTPMIVVLIAVPLVFVVIGPLSNLLGTTLASGIGWIFQTVPWLGGAILGGLWQVFVIFGLHWGFVPLFQLEYQTTGSFLLFGPVFAAVLAQGGAVAGVLARTRNRNLRSLAAPATLSALLAGITEPAIYGITLPLKRPFAFGIVGGVIGGAIVATGGVFTRAFVVPSGLALPALLGNGDMVLLAIGLGAAVVVPFVLVVLFGFADPVDESVAAAPAAATDTVVSNPVDGTVVPLAEVPDAAFADASLGKGVAIRPTSGAVYAPFDGTVVAAFPTGHAIGLRGVDGVELLIHVGLDTVKLGGQHFALKVQSGAEVKAGDLLLEFDGDAIEKAGYDLITPVIVTNGDLYPDIADAASGPLSHGETLFRAVSVDSLSTAR; encoded by the coding sequence ATGACGGATCACGCGAAGACAGCAGCGGCGGTACTCACCGGCGTCGGCGGAGAGGGCAACATCACCTCGATGGTGCACTGCGCGACGAGACTCCGGTTCGTGCTCAAAGACGAGGGCAAGGCGGATGCAGCGGCGCTGCGCGCCACCCCGGGCGTCATCACCACGGCGCAGGCGGGCGGGCAGTACCAGGTCGTGATCGGCAACGACGTCCCCGAGGTGTTCGCGGCGATCCAGGCCGCCACGAAGGGCGGTGGCAGCGACACCCGAGCGGGCGAGGCCCCCACGGGCAACCCGTTCAATCGGTTCATCCGGATGATCGCCGCGATCTTCACTCCGGTCCTGTGGGCGCTCGCGGGCACCGGCCTGCTGAAGGCCTTCCTCGCGGCCGCGGTCACCTTCGGGTGGATGGACACGACCACCACGACGTACACGATCCTGAACGCGCTCTCCGACGCGTTCCTCACCTTCCTTCCGCTGGCCCTGGCGATCACCGCCGCCCGGTACTTCCGCGCCGCGGAGTTCACCTCTCTCGCCATCGCCGGCGCGCTGGTGTACCCGTCGATCGTGGCCCTGAACGGTCAGCCCGACATCACGTTCTTCGGCATCCCGGTGACGATGGTCAGCTACGTCTCGAGCGTCATCCCGATCATCGTGATCGTGTGGCTGCAGGCGTACGCGGAGCGCTTCCTCCTGAAGGTGCTGCCCAGCGCCGTTCGACGGTTCCTGACGCCGATGATCGTGGTGCTGATCGCGGTGCCGCTGGTCTTCGTCGTGATCGGACCGCTCTCGAACCTCCTCGGTACGACGCTCGCCTCGGGCATCGGCTGGATCTTCCAGACCGTGCCGTGGCTCGGCGGTGCGATCCTCGGCGGTCTGTGGCAGGTGTTCGTGATCTTCGGTCTGCACTGGGGCTTCGTGCCGCTGTTCCAGCTCGAGTACCAGACGACCGGCTCCTTCCTGCTCTTCGGCCCGGTGTTCGCCGCGGTGCTCGCCCAGGGCGGTGCGGTGGCGGGTGTGCTCGCCCGCACGCGCAACAGGAACCTGCGCTCCCTCGCAGCTCCCGCAACGCTTTCGGCCCTGCTCGCCGGCATCACCGAACCGGCCATCTACGGCATCACGCTGCCGCTCAAGCGTCCCTTCGCCTTCGGCATCGTCGGCGGTGTGATCGGCGGCGCGATCGTGGCCACCGGCGGGGTCTTCACCCGGGCGTTCGTCGTCCCCTCGGGACTCGCGCTGCCCGCCCTGCTCGGAAACGGCGACATGGTGCTCCTCGCGATCGGTCTCGGCGCCGCCGTCGTGGTGCCCTTCGTCCTGGTTGTGCTGTTCGGCTTCGCCGACCCGGTGGACGAGTCGGTCGCGGCCGCCCCGGCCGCCGCCACCGACACCGTGGTGTCGAACCCCGTCGACGGCACGGTCGTGCCCCTCGCCGAGGTTCCGGATGCCGCGTTCGCCGACGCCTCGCTCGGCAAGGGCGTGGCCATCCGCCCGACGTCGGGCGCGGTCTACGCCCCCTTCGACGGCACCGTCGTCGCGGCCTTCCCCACCGGCCACGCGATCGGCCTGCGCGGGGTCGACGGCGTGGAGCTGCTGATCCACGTGGGTCTGGACACCGTCAAGCTCGGCGGTCAGCACTTCGCCCTGAAGGTGCAGTCGGGCGCCGAGGTGAAGGCCGGCGACCTGCTGCTCGAGTTCGACGGCGACGCCATCGAGAAGGCCGGCTACGACCTCATCACCCCGGTCATCGTCACCAACGGCGACCTGTATCCCGACATCGCCGACGCGGCATCCGGACCCCTCTCGCACGGCGAGACGCTGTTCCGCGCCGTCTCGGTCGACTCCCTGTCCACCGCCCGCTGA
- a CDS encoding glycoside hydrolase family 1 protein: protein MTTTPFPDGFLWGGATAANQIEGAYDEDGKGLSVQDVMPQGISGPRSNQPTPDNLKHVAIDHYHRYAEDIALFAEMGFGVYRFSIAWSRIFPKGDETEPNEAGLAFYDRILDELEKHGIEPLVTISHYETPLHLAEQYGGWTNRALIGFYERYARTLFERFGSRVTYWLTFNEINSLLHAPFMSGGIPIPEGGVPEQQLYQAMHHELVASARATRIAREVAPAAKVGCMVLSMPVYPLTPSPDDALAVMDADHGNLVYGDVHTRGAYPGYFLRTLREKGIELDITDEDRDDLTNTVDFVSFSYYMSIAETADPAKRVTGEGNIMGGVSNPTLPASEWGWQIDPVGLRLVLNQFWDRWQKPLFIVENGLGARDQLVEVDGEKTVVDDYRIAYLNDHLVQVGEALEDGVDVLGYTSWGCIDIVSASTAQLSKRYGFIYVDRNDDGTGTLKRYRKKSFGWYADVIRSNGASLTR, encoded by the coding sequence ATGACGACCACTCCCTTCCCCGACGGCTTCCTCTGGGGCGGCGCCACCGCCGCGAACCAGATCGAGGGCGCGTACGACGAGGACGGCAAGGGCCTCTCGGTGCAAGACGTGATGCCCCAGGGCATCTCGGGCCCGCGGAGCAATCAGCCCACGCCCGACAACCTCAAGCACGTCGCGATCGACCACTACCACCGCTACGCGGAGGACATCGCGCTCTTCGCCGAGATGGGCTTCGGCGTGTACCGCTTCTCGATCGCGTGGAGCCGGATCTTCCCGAAGGGCGACGAGACCGAGCCGAACGAGGCGGGACTGGCGTTCTACGACCGCATCCTCGACGAGCTCGAGAAGCACGGCATCGAACCCCTCGTGACGATCTCGCACTACGAGACGCCGCTGCACCTCGCCGAGCAGTACGGCGGCTGGACGAACCGCGCGCTCATCGGGTTCTACGAGCGCTATGCCCGTACGCTCTTCGAGCGCTTCGGCAGCCGCGTGACGTACTGGCTGACGTTCAACGAGATCAATTCGCTCCTGCACGCGCCCTTCATGAGCGGCGGCATCCCGATCCCCGAGGGCGGTGTTCCCGAGCAGCAGCTGTACCAGGCGATGCACCACGAGCTCGTGGCATCCGCCCGGGCGACCCGTATCGCACGAGAGGTCGCTCCCGCGGCGAAGGTCGGCTGCATGGTGCTGTCGATGCCCGTGTATCCGCTGACGCCGTCGCCCGACGATGCCCTCGCGGTGATGGATGCCGACCACGGCAACCTCGTCTACGGCGACGTGCACACCCGCGGGGCCTACCCCGGGTACTTCCTGCGGACGCTCCGCGAGAAGGGCATCGAGCTCGACATCACCGACGAGGACCGCGACGACCTGACGAACACCGTCGACTTCGTCTCGTTCAGCTACTACATGTCGATCGCCGAGACCGCCGACCCCGCGAAGCGCGTCACGGGCGAGGGCAACATCATGGGCGGTGTCTCCAACCCCACGCTCCCGGCGAGCGAGTGGGGCTGGCAGATCGACCCGGTGGGCCTGCGCCTCGTGCTCAACCAGTTCTGGGACCGGTGGCAGAAGCCGCTGTTCATCGTCGAGAACGGCCTGGGTGCCCGCGACCAGCTCGTCGAGGTCGACGGCGAGAAGACCGTCGTCGACGACTACCGCATCGCCTACCTCAACGACCACCTCGTCCAGGTCGGCGAGGCGCTCGAGGACGGCGTCGACGTGCTCGGGTACACCTCGTGGGGTTGCATCGACATCGTCAGCGCCAGCACCGCGCAGCTGAGCAAGCGATACGGTTTCATCTACGTCGACCGCAACGACGACGGAACCGGGACGCTGAAGCGCTACCGGAAGAAGTCGTTCGGCTGGTACGCCGACGTCATCCGATCCAACGGCGCATCCCTCACCCGCTGA